The proteins below are encoded in one region of Metallibacterium scheffleri:
- a CDS encoding FKBP-type peptidyl-prolyl cis-trans isomerase N-terminal domain-containing protein produces MRKLAPMALLALIPLLPLVALAQQAQAPAHAASVPATAPVPINRDQLSYAVGFEVGSNLAGNKVDVDIKRVMQGLQDAYAKETPAVPVADMRAQLAGLQQRLRAQALANYKKVAANNLQQSEAFMATNKAKPGVITLPDGIEYRVLESGKGTQHPVGTSKVTLHFRASLPNGSEFASSYADGKPITFQVDKMIRGWQAILPRMVVGDRWQVFVPPQLAFGPVGQPPRVGPNMAVVFELKLLKIDNSGK; encoded by the coding sequence CTGGTTGCGCTGGCGCAGCAAGCGCAAGCCCCGGCCCATGCCGCATCCGTGCCCGCGACGGCGCCGGTCCCGATCAATCGCGATCAACTGTCGTACGCGGTCGGCTTTGAAGTCGGCAGCAATCTTGCCGGCAACAAGGTTGATGTCGACATCAAGCGCGTGATGCAGGGCCTGCAGGACGCCTACGCCAAGGAAACCCCGGCCGTGCCGGTGGCCGACATGCGCGCGCAACTGGCCGGCCTGCAGCAGCGTCTGCGTGCGCAAGCGCTGGCGAATTACAAGAAGGTGGCCGCGAACAATCTGCAGCAGAGTGAGGCCTTCATGGCCACCAACAAGGCCAAGCCGGGTGTGATCACGCTGCCGGACGGCATCGAATACCGCGTGCTGGAATCGGGCAAGGGTACGCAACATCCGGTCGGCACGTCCAAGGTCACCCTGCATTTCCGCGCCTCGCTGCCCAACGGCAGCGAATTCGCCAGCTCGTATGCCGATGGCAAGCCGATCACTTTCCAGGTGGACAAGATGATCCGCGGCTGGCAGGCGATCCTGCCAAGGATGGTGGTGGGTGACCGCTGGCAGGTGTTCGTGCCGCCGCAGCTTGCCTTCGGCCCGGTCGGTCAGCCGCCGCGCGTCGGGCCCAACATGGCCGTGGTGTTCGAGTTGAAGCTGCTGAAGATCGACAACAGCGGCAAGTGA